Proteins co-encoded in one Archangium lipolyticum genomic window:
- a CDS encoding Tex family protein translates to MHAYAVELSKELGLKPEQVDRTLALSEEGATVPFIARYRKEATGGLDEVQIQAILDWAAERAELDSRRETILRTIEGQGKLTPELAQALQRAKTRTELEDLYLPYKPKRRTRAAIARERGLEPLADLLWKQEAGKKDDVAARARSFVNPEKEVPDLEAALAGARDICAERVAEDAGLRRSARELCVQKGRLRSAVVAKKKDEATKFDNYADHEEDLSKAPSHRILALLRGESEEVLRIQLALPDDEVKGTLASRVVTKPQSPFAPELRAAVEDSWDRLMGPSLESELRNELKERADREAIVVFGQNLRHLLLSAPAGSRPVLALDPGLRTGIKAAMLDGTGKLVDTATLYTERSGSERAAAAKQCGAIILKHKPELIAVGNGTGSREAETFVREVLKALGSQVPVVSVSEQGASIYSASEVAREEFPDLDVSLRGAVSIGRRLQDPLAELVKIDPKSIGVGQYQHDVDQGLLKKKLGEVVDSCVNAVGVDVNTASPQLLEHVSGIGPTLAKKIVSHRAAKGRFSTRREILKVSGLGPKTFEQAAGFLRVHGPEPLDASAVHPERYGVVERMAKDLGVDVKQLVGNSALVRKIDPKRYLGPDLGEMTLKDILAELEKPSRDPRGDFTAPSYREDLQKLEDVKEGMVLQGVVTNVTAFGAFVDVGVHQDGLVHVSQLSTRFVKDPGEVVKVGDRLTVKVLSVDLARKRLALSVRAVTEGSPAAPSVGTPRSSGSEARPAGGAPRAPAGKQAGGKAPAPQKPSAEPFNNPFRNLKR, encoded by the coding sequence ATGCACGCCTACGCCGTCGAGCTGTCGAAGGAACTGGGCCTCAAGCCCGAGCAGGTGGACCGGACCCTGGCCCTGAGTGAGGAAGGGGCGACCGTCCCCTTCATCGCCCGCTACCGCAAGGAGGCCACCGGTGGCCTCGACGAGGTGCAGATCCAGGCCATCCTGGATTGGGCCGCCGAGCGCGCCGAGCTCGACTCGCGCCGGGAGACCATCCTCCGCACCATCGAGGGGCAGGGGAAGCTCACCCCCGAGCTGGCCCAGGCGCTTCAGCGCGCGAAGACGCGCACCGAGCTGGAGGACCTGTACCTCCCCTACAAGCCCAAGCGCCGCACCCGTGCCGCCATCGCCCGCGAGCGTGGCCTGGAGCCGCTCGCCGACCTCCTCTGGAAGCAGGAGGCGGGGAAGAAGGACGACGTCGCCGCCCGCGCGCGCTCGTTCGTCAATCCGGAGAAGGAGGTGCCGGATCTGGAGGCCGCGCTCGCCGGGGCGCGTGACATCTGCGCCGAGCGCGTCGCCGAGGACGCGGGCCTGCGCCGCTCCGCCCGGGAGCTGTGCGTGCAGAAGGGCCGCCTGCGCTCGGCCGTCGTCGCGAAGAAGAAGGACGAGGCCACCAAGTTCGACAACTACGCCGACCACGAGGAGGACCTGTCCAAGGCGCCCTCGCACCGCATCCTCGCGCTGCTGCGCGGCGAGTCCGAGGAGGTGCTGCGCATCCAGCTGGCCCTCCCGGATGACGAGGTGAAGGGCACGCTCGCCTCGCGCGTGGTGACGAAGCCCCAGTCTCCGTTCGCCCCCGAGCTGCGCGCCGCGGTGGAGGACTCGTGGGACCGGCTCATGGGCCCCTCGCTGGAGTCCGAGCTGCGCAACGAGCTCAAGGAGCGCGCGGACCGCGAGGCCATCGTCGTCTTCGGCCAGAACCTGCGCCACCTGCTGCTCAGCGCGCCCGCGGGGAGCCGTCCCGTGCTCGCGTTGGATCCCGGCCTGCGCACCGGCATCAAGGCCGCCATGCTCGATGGCACCGGCAAGCTGGTGGACACCGCCACGCTCTACACGGAGAGGAGCGGGAGCGAGCGCGCCGCCGCCGCCAAGCAGTGCGGAGCCATCATCCTCAAGCACAAGCCCGAGCTCATCGCCGTGGGCAACGGCACCGGCAGCCGCGAGGCGGAGACCTTCGTGCGTGAGGTGCTCAAGGCGCTCGGCTCGCAGGTGCCCGTCGTGTCCGTGAGCGAGCAGGGCGCCTCCATCTACTCGGCCTCCGAGGTGGCCCGCGAGGAGTTCCCCGACCTGGACGTGTCGCTGCGCGGCGCCGTGTCCATCGGCCGCCGGTTGCAGGACCCCCTGGCCGAGCTGGTGAAGATCGATCCCAAGAGCATCGGCGTGGGCCAGTACCAGCACGACGTGGACCAGGGCCTGCTCAAGAAGAAGCTGGGCGAGGTGGTGGACTCGTGCGTCAACGCGGTGGGCGTGGACGTCAACACCGCGTCGCCCCAGCTGCTGGAGCACGTGTCCGGCATCGGCCCCACGCTGGCGAAGAAGATCGTCTCGCACCGCGCGGCCAAGGGCCGCTTCAGCACGCGGCGTGAAATCCTGAAGGTGAGCGGGCTGGGCCCGAAGACGTTCGAGCAGGCGGCGGGCTTCCTGCGCGTGCACGGCCCCGAGCCGCTCGACGCCAGCGCCGTGCACCCCGAGCGCTACGGCGTCGTCGAGCGCATGGCGAAGGACCTGGGCGTCGACGTGAAGCAGCTGGTGGGCAACAGCGCGCTGGTGCGGAAGATCGACCCGAAGCGCTACCTGGGGCCGGACCTGGGGGAGATGACGCTGAAGGACATCCTCGCCGAGCTGGAGAAGCCCAGCAGGGATCCTCGTGGCGACTTCACCGCGCCCTCCTACCGGGAGGACCTGCAGAAGCTGGAGGACGTGAAGGAGGGGATGGTGCTGCAGGGCGTCGTCACCAACGTCACCGCCTTCGGGGCCTTCGTCGACGTGGGGGTCCACCAGGACGGGCTCGTCCACGTGTCCCAGCTCTCCACACGCTTCGTGAAGGACCCGGGCGAGGTGGTGAAGGTGGGCGACCGGCTGACGGTGAAGGTGCTGAGCGTGGACCTGGCGCGGAAGCGGCTCGCGCTCTCCGTGCGCGCCGTCACCGAGGGCTCCCCGGCCGCTCCTTCCGTTGGAACTCCACGCTCCTCGGGGAGCGAGGCCCGCCCGGCGGGTGGTGCGCCGCGCGCCCCAGCCGGGAAGCAGGCGGGCGGAAAGGCGCCGGCTCCCCAGAAGCCCTCTGCCGAGCCCTTCAACAACCCGTTCCGCAATCTCAAGCGCTGA
- a CDS encoding M14 family metallopeptidase: MTPSAPATPRELSELWSEVHPQDLPPPALVRHALVEERLRRLREAAPDLFHLEEVGRSVEGRSLNLIRFGSGPRHILLWSQMHGDEPTATTALLDLFEYVRRHRAHPRVARLLSALSLHALPMLNPDGAERFQRRNAQGIDINRDALALQTPEGRTLKAVRDRLQPSLGFNLHNQSWRTAVGGTGRPASISLLAPPFDVARGDNPGRVLAKKVCAVIRDALEPLAPGQIGRYDDSFETRAFGDNLVRWGTPTVLIETGPWPSAEPDVPLLRLNFVALVTALDSLASGEVEHADLARYESIPFNESKGLLHLVIRGAHVFGEAGDAFLADVGVAATLAVRDREGTPSVVLTGTVEELGDLRVYGAVEVVDGTGLTVVPLPAGGVKEGDTLPLPPRSALTLRVELPAELMLLRPVEPAGSYRVERIIRYGC; encoded by the coding sequence TCCGCCCCCGCTACCCCCCGCGAGCTCTCCGAGCTCTGGTCCGAGGTCCATCCCCAGGACCTGCCCCCTCCCGCCCTCGTCCGCCACGCCCTCGTGGAGGAGCGGCTCCGGCGGCTCCGCGAGGCGGCGCCGGACCTGTTCCACTTGGAGGAGGTCGGCCGCTCTGTAGAGGGGCGTTCGCTCAACCTCATCCGGTTCGGGAGCGGTCCCCGGCACATCCTCCTCTGGTCCCAGATGCACGGGGACGAGCCCACCGCCACGACGGCGCTCCTCGACCTCTTCGAATACGTGCGCCGCCACCGTGCGCATCCCCGCGTGGCGCGGCTGCTCTCCGCGCTCTCCCTGCACGCCCTGCCGATGCTCAACCCGGATGGCGCCGAGCGCTTCCAGCGGCGCAACGCGCAGGGCATCGACATCAACCGGGACGCGCTGGCGCTCCAGACCCCCGAGGGGCGGACGCTCAAGGCGGTGAGGGACCGGCTCCAGCCGTCGCTCGGCTTCAACCTCCACAACCAGAGCTGGCGCACGGCGGTGGGGGGCACGGGCCGGCCCGCCTCCATCTCGCTGCTGGCTCCGCCCTTCGACGTGGCGCGCGGGGACAACCCGGGGCGGGTGCTCGCCAAGAAGGTGTGCGCCGTCATCCGGGACGCCCTGGAGCCGCTCGCCCCCGGGCAGATCGGCCGCTACGACGACTCCTTCGAGACCCGCGCCTTCGGCGACAACCTGGTGCGCTGGGGCACGCCCACCGTGCTCATCGAGACCGGCCCGTGGCCCTCGGCCGAGCCGGATGTGCCGCTGCTCCGGCTCAACTTCGTGGCCCTGGTGACCGCCCTGGATTCACTGGCGAGCGGGGAGGTGGAGCACGCGGACCTCGCGCGCTACGAGTCCATCCCCTTCAATGAGAGCAAGGGCCTGCTGCACCTCGTCATCCGGGGCGCCCACGTCTTCGGCGAGGCGGGGGACGCCTTCCTCGCGGATGTTGGCGTGGCGGCGACCCTGGCGGTGCGCGACCGGGAGGGCACACCCTCCGTGGTGCTCACGGGCACCGTCGAGGAGCTGGGGGACCTGCGCGTGTACGGCGCCGTGGAGGTCGTGGACGGCACCGGGCTCACGGTGGTGCCGCTCCCCGCCGGGGGCGTGAAGGAAGGGGACACGCTGCCCCTGCCTCCCCGGAGCGCGCTCACACTGCGGGTGGAGCTGCCCGCGGAGTTGATGTTGCTGCGGCCGGTGGAGCCCGCTGGGAGTTACCGGGTGGAGCGAATCATCCGCTACGGGTGTTGA
- a CDS encoding TonB-dependent receptor: protein MLSHVRLARGLCVLLLLFGASAWAQGTAVITGKIVNTADKKPLQDAVVTATSPSLQGEQTVLTDASGLYRIPQLPPGLYTLRVEHEGFRPYARDGIQLLIDRTIRFNVELLPESGLSEEMVVTATAPTIDVGSSASGMSVDSNLLRNLAVSRPGSKGSASRSFESLAEMAPGAQEDQFGVSINGSTSPENQFVVDGLSVNDPAVGTIGTPLSVEFVKEVNVITGGYMPEYGRSTGGVLNVVTKSGSNEFHGSLFGNVAPGFLQTAALELQQAGSVISAKGTPWNQGDFGFELGGPIVKDKLWFYAGVAPSFTRIQVSRQLNAYDLCTAVDPANGCTAVGKARIDPTTRFAQTTPIEGTRVDRFADDRTIQYIGKLTYLFNPDHNLSLTVYGTPNWSGGAGRYSFSRDGAPEVCSGLSCTGYVQGSYESIATRRTGGALDVVAKQSSSFFNKALLIDATVGWHHQDASILPSDGSQLGGDGLAAVPKITWRRSSNPGYHSITEFESIPDAAACAEPGASVARCPVTAYTTGGPGTISVSELDRYQGKVLGTYLFEGLGHHVIKAGFDAEGASFYNNRARTGLAPWRECPDGTCFESRTQYGYLDAPDQPVFLPSKEGTTTSLTVGGFVQDSWSILDKVTVNAGVRYDTQTIWGMDGKMGLNLPHQWSPRIGVIYDFTQQGRSKLYANYARFYENVPLDMADLSFPQQQQLAATYNASCDPRDPADLAPGGDCTLAANRQTRGTPESPNQQWVSEGGDRVPVDPKIRAQSSDEFVLGAEYEVLLGRVGVSYTRRYLNDVIEDMSRDNTRTFFLGNPGKGYSTDFPEARRDYDAVNVYYTKTFSNDWLAQVSYTWSSLRGNYSGLFRAENAQLSPNLTRDFDLVSLTTNRDGALPGDRTHAFKAFGAKEFQLGKDMSINLGGGYRARSGAPLNYLGYHPIYTGAETFLLPRGSAGRLPWVHNIDGHLGLNRRLSGNYTLSLTLDVFNVFNFQQVTDVDQVFTTADVKPIEKDGKPVNVTSCVTPGSPDCRVYLASSSDENPKTIQGSDINPNFKRPIAYQTPRAVRFGMRLSF, encoded by the coding sequence TTGCTTTCACACGTTCGACTCGCTCGCGGCTTGTGTGTCCTGCTGTTGCTGTTCGGAGCCAGCGCCTGGGCCCAGGGCACCGCGGTCATCACCGGAAAGATCGTCAATACAGCCGACAAGAAGCCGCTGCAGGACGCGGTGGTGACGGCCACCTCCCCGAGTCTCCAGGGCGAGCAGACGGTGCTCACGGATGCCAGCGGTCTGTACCGCATTCCCCAGCTGCCGCCGGGTCTCTACACCCTCCGGGTGGAGCACGAGGGGTTCCGCCCCTATGCGCGTGATGGCATCCAGCTGCTCATCGACCGCACCATCCGCTTCAACGTGGAGCTGCTGCCGGAGTCGGGGCTGAGTGAGGAGATGGTCGTCACGGCCACCGCGCCGACCATCGACGTGGGCTCGAGCGCGTCGGGCATGAGCGTGGACTCCAACCTGCTGCGCAACCTGGCGGTGAGCCGCCCGGGCTCGAAGGGCTCGGCGTCGCGCTCCTTCGAGTCCCTGGCCGAGATGGCTCCCGGCGCGCAGGAGGACCAGTTCGGCGTGAGCATCAACGGCAGCACCTCGCCCGAGAACCAGTTCGTGGTGGATGGCCTGTCGGTGAACGACCCGGCGGTGGGCACCATCGGCACGCCGCTCTCGGTGGAGTTCGTCAAGGAGGTCAACGTCATCACCGGTGGCTACATGCCCGAGTACGGCCGCTCCACGGGCGGTGTGCTCAACGTGGTCACCAAGTCCGGTTCCAACGAGTTCCACGGCTCGCTCTTCGGCAACGTGGCCCCGGGCTTCCTCCAGACGGCGGCCCTGGAGCTCCAGCAGGCCGGCAGCGTCATCTCCGCGAAAGGTACGCCGTGGAACCAGGGGGACTTCGGCTTCGAGCTGGGCGGCCCCATCGTGAAGGACAAGCTGTGGTTCTACGCCGGTGTGGCGCCCTCGTTCACCCGCATCCAGGTGTCGCGGCAGCTCAACGCCTACGATCTCTGCACCGCGGTGGACCCGGCCAACGGCTGCACGGCGGTGGGCAAGGCGCGGATCGACCCCACCACCCGGTTCGCCCAGACGACACCCATCGAGGGCACACGGGTGGATCGCTTCGCGGACGACCGGACCATCCAGTACATCGGCAAGCTCACGTACCTCTTCAACCCGGACCACAACCTGTCGCTGACGGTGTACGGCACGCCCAACTGGTCGGGCGGCGCGGGTCGGTACTCCTTCAGCCGCGATGGGGCCCCCGAGGTGTGCAGCGGGCTGTCCTGCACCGGGTACGTCCAGGGCTCCTATGAGTCCATCGCCACCCGGCGCACGGGCGGCGCGCTGGATGTCGTGGCCAAGCAGTCCTCCTCCTTCTTCAACAAGGCGCTGCTGATCGACGCGACGGTCGGCTGGCACCACCAGGATGCCTCCATCCTCCCGTCGGACGGCTCGCAGCTGGGGGGCGACGGCCTTGCCGCCGTGCCGAAGATCACCTGGCGCCGCTCGAGCAATCCCGGCTACCACTCCATCACCGAGTTCGAGAGCATCCCCGACGCGGCCGCCTGCGCGGAGCCGGGCGCGAGCGTGGCGCGCTGCCCCGTCACCGCGTACACCACGGGTGGGCCCGGGACGATCAGCGTTTCGGAGCTGGACCGCTACCAGGGTAAGGTGCTGGGGACGTACCTGTTCGAGGGGCTCGGCCACCACGTCATCAAGGCGGGCTTCGACGCCGAGGGCGCCAGCTTCTACAACAACCGCGCGCGCACCGGCCTGGCTCCCTGGCGCGAGTGCCCGGACGGCACGTGCTTCGAGAGCCGGACCCAGTACGGCTACCTCGATGCGCCTGACCAGCCCGTCTTCCTGCCCTCGAAGGAGGGGACGACCACCTCGCTGACGGTCGGCGGCTTCGTCCAGGACAGCTGGTCCATCCTCGACAAGGTGACGGTCAACGCGGGCGTGCGCTACGACACGCAGACCATCTGGGGCATGGACGGCAAGATGGGCCTGAATCTGCCCCACCAGTGGTCGCCCCGCATCGGCGTCATCTACGACTTCACCCAGCAGGGCCGCTCGAAGCTCTACGCCAACTACGCGCGCTTCTACGAGAACGTCCCCCTCGACATGGCCGACCTGTCGTTCCCGCAGCAGCAGCAGCTGGCGGCCACCTACAACGCGTCCTGCGATCCCAGGGATCCGGCCGACCTCGCTCCCGGCGGGGACTGCACCCTGGCCGCCAACCGGCAGACGCGTGGAACCCCAGAGAGCCCCAACCAGCAGTGGGTCTCCGAGGGCGGAGACCGTGTGCCGGTGGATCCGAAGATCCGCGCCCAGTCCAGCGATGAGTTCGTCCTTGGCGCCGAGTACGAGGTGCTGCTCGGGCGCGTGGGCGTCTCGTATACCCGGCGCTACCTCAACGACGTCATCGAGGACATGAGTCGCGACAACACCCGCACCTTCTTCCTGGGCAACCCGGGCAAGGGCTACTCGACGGACTTCCCCGAGGCGCGCCGCGACTACGACGCGGTGAACGTCTACTACACCAAGACCTTCTCCAATGATTGGCTGGCCCAGGTCAGCTACACGTGGTCCTCGCTGCGCGGCAATTACTCGGGTCTGTTCCGCGCGGAAAACGCCCAGCTCTCGCCCAACCTGACGCGCGACTTCGACCTGGTGTCGCTGACCACCAACCGCGATGGGGCGCTGCCGGGTGACCGCACCCACGCCTTCAAGGCCTTTGGCGCCAAGGAGTTCCAGCTGGGCAAGGACATGTCCATCAACCTGGGCGGTGGTTACCGGGCGCGCTCGGGCGCGCCGCTGAACTACCTGGGCTATCACCCGATCTACACCGGCGCGGAGACGTTCCTCCTGCCGCGCGGCAGCGCGGGCCGGTTGCCCTGGGTCCACAACATCGACGGCCACCTGGGCCTCAATCGGCGGCTGTCCGGCAACTACACGCTCAGCCTCACCCTGGACGTCTTCAACGTCTTCAACTTCCAGCAGGTGACGGACGTGGACCAGGTCTTCACCACCGCCGATGTCAAGCCCATCGAGAAGGACGGCAAGCCGGTGAACGTCACCAGCTGCGTCACCCCGGGTAGCCCCGACTGCCGCGTCTATCTCGCCAGCAGCTCGGATGAGAATCCCAAGACCATCCAGGGTTCGGACATCAACCCCAACTTCAAGCGCCCGATCGCCTACCAGACGCCTCGCGCCGTGCGCTTCGGCATGAGGCTGAGCTTCTAA